One genomic region from Uloborus diversus isolate 005 chromosome 2, Udiv.v.3.1, whole genome shotgun sequence encodes:
- the LOC129216533 gene encoding uncharacterized protein LOC129216533, with protein MVKEFLSKDHQNLDEQVALNLPYRNLLGCLAFLVTRTRPDIMYAVNVLSQYQQNPLMDHWKSLVKLFNYVLDTESLGLDLARARKFRLSCYSDAAHAQCLNDRKSIIGNIIFLDNVPVNWRTAKQKCVATSSMESEYIALVEAAKEILWFTRICREVSNLDIQFDESLLFCDNTAAIDFANSPIENKRTRHIDINFQSDGAE; from the exons ATGGTAAAGGAATTTTTGTCGAAGGATCATCAGAATTTGGATGAACAAGTTGCATTAAATTTGCCTTATCGTAATTTGTTAGGGTGTTTGGCTTTTTTAGTGACTCGCACAAGGCCGGACATAATGTATGCTGTGAATGTACTTTCTCAATATCAACAGAATCCTTTAATGGATCATTGGAAAAGTTTAGTTAAGTTATTTAATTATGTCTTAGACACAGAATCGTTAGGATTAGATTTGGCTAGAGCTAGAAAATTTCGTTTAAGTTGTTATTCTGACGCAGCACATGCACAATGTTTAAATGATAGAAAATCAATCATTGGTAACATAATATTTTTGGATAATGTACCAGTTAATTGGCGAACTGCTAAACAAAAATGTGTGGCTACTAGCTCGATGGAGTCGGAATACATTGCTCTAGTAGAAGCAGCTAAAGAAATATTGTGGTTTACGAGAATTTGCAGGGAAGTTTCGAATTTGGACATTCAATTTGATGAATCGCTTTTATTTTGTGATAATACTGCTGCGATTGATTTTGCAAACTCTCCAATCGAAAACAAACGAACTCGTCATATTGACATTAA ttttcagtccGATGGGGCCGAATGA